The proteins below come from a single Aspergillus oryzae RIB40 DNA, chromosome 5 genomic window:
- a CDS encoding uncharacterized protein (amino acid transporters): protein MGTAVKRVSQVRVEDVQPPTSKEKLSMANTAQDSLDMQRLGKTQQLKRNFRFVSILGFNCTLMATWESILLTSDYGLINGGRAGMVYVYIGTFIGFFASVASLAEIASRAPTAGGQYHWVSEYAPPSCQRFLSYITGWLAVLGWQAAFASVCFLAGTLIQGLLVTVDPVPTIHHIYTFERWHGTLLAIAIAVIATVLNGWGTHWLASLERFLLFIHIFGFFVVLIPLWVKADRASSAEVFQTFSNTGGWPNIGLACLVGQLTPIFSFTGPDAATYMAEEVQDASRTVPWCMISTALVNGTLGFVMLITFLFTMGDIESVLQAPSGFPFITAFQNATGSSNMAMGLACIILVMEVCSALGVLATTSRQIFAFARDKGLPFSSTLAYVHPKSKTPIWSILSSTVATVLLSLINIGSTAAFNAIASLAIASMLTTYIIAIGCFFIARWQSRTLPSPRFSLGPYGPAINLISLFYLSFQIIFTFFPTTKDVVPRTMNWAVLMVGSVTLFAVFQYVFYARKVYQAPVDQTLRNQAKYLQSGHSRSFG from the exons AGCTCTCTATGGCAAACACCGCACAAGATAGTCTGGACATGCAACGACTGGGCAAGACGCAACAGTTAAAG AGAAATTTTCGGTTCGTATCCATCCTTGGTTTCAACTGTACGTTAATGGCAACATGGGAGTCAATTTTGCTCACCAGCGATTACGGCCTAATCAATGGCGGACGAGCTGGGATGGTTTATGTTTATATTGGTACTTTTATCGGCTTTTTCGCATCTGTTGCATCTTTGGCAGAGATCGCATCGAGAGCTCCTACGGCGGGAGGTCAGTACCACTGGGTTAGCGAGTACGCTCCTCCTTCCTGTCAAAGATTCTTAAGTTATATCACAG GATGGCTCGCAGTCTTGGGCTGGCAGGCAGCGTTCGCCAGTGTATGCTTTCTCGCCGGTACCTTGATTCAAGGTTTATTGGTCACCGTAGACCCTGTCCCGACCATACACCATATATATACGTTTGAGAGATGGCATGGGACGCTCTTGGCGATTGCAATTGCGGTGATAGCCACCGTCCTCAATGGGTGGGGCACTCATTGGCTCGCCAGTCTGGAGCGTTTCTTGCTGTTCATTCATATCTTTGGATTCTTCGTGGTGTTGATCCCCTTGTGGGTTAAAGCCGACAGAGCAAGCAGCGCTGAAGTTTTCCAGACTTTTTCTAACACGGGGGGATGGCCGAATATTGGGTTGGCCTGTTTGGTCGGCCAACTGACCCCGATATTCTCTTTCACGGGGCCTGATGCAGCGACGTATATGG CGGAGGAGGTTCAGGATGCTTCCAGGACTGTTCCATGGTGTATGATCTCGACTGCCCTGGTCAATGGCACGCTTGGATTCGTTATGCTCATTACgttcctcttcaccatgggTGACATAGAGTCAGTGCTACAAGCGCCCAGCGGATTCCCATTCATCACAGCTTTTCAAAACGCGACCGGGTCGTCCAATATGGCGATGGGACTCGCGTGCATTATCTTAGTGATGGAGGTATGCAGTGCGTTAGGTGTCCTAGCGACTACCTCACGTCAGATATTCGCGTTTGCCCGAGACAAAGGACTGCCTTTCTCGAGCACACTCGCCTATGTCCATCCCAAATCTAAGACCCCTATCTGGTCTATTCTGTCTTCAACAGTGGCGACCGTTCTATTGAGCCTGATTAATATTGGCTCCACGGCAGCTTTCAACGCGATTGCCTCATTGGCGATCGCGTCTATGTTGACGACCTatatcattgccattggCTGCTTCTTTATAGCGCGCTGGCAGTCAAGGACGTTGCCTAGTCCTCGGTTCTCTTTAGGCCCGTATGGCCCAGCTATCAACTTGATATCCCTCTTCTACCTTAGTTTTCAGATCATCTTTACCTTTTTCCCGACGACCAAGGATGTCGTACCAAGAACTATGAATTGGGCGGTTCTTATGGTAGGCTCAGTGACTCTCTTTGCCGTCTTCCAATATGTTTTTTATGCACGAAAGGTATACCAAGCGCCTGTTGACCAGACCCTGCGAAATCA AGCCAAATACCTACAGTCAGGCCACAGCCGCAGCTTTGGTTGA
- a CDS encoding uncharacterized protein (predicted naringenin-chalcone synthase) translates to MAPLIHGTSPPEIRNHSDDSLSKRAVSVVGTGAHYPPHELRSDELEKLISAFHDPNDPAVRKTLYVNEKSRIQTRRAAVPFDDPFWSDPKLPDIAECDVLFRKYGVPVAEEAARKALADWNGSFNDLTHVVVVTCTNTANPGLDYMICERLGLRKNVQRTLLHGVGCAGGAAALRTANELLLGAAFQGKPGRALVVACEICMIFFRSMLEDIVKAQEANVAMTLFGDGAGAMVLSNGICPKTSERAPLWNILNCRTTLLEDSASSIQFNIRPHVPGQTSAALPSGFQDLISSTPSLYSDKSNFDPSSYDWALHPGGYSIAVLAQNALGITEHHLRKTYEVYRSRGNTSSSTVISVINELAREQGTSESGRDKVIVAAFGPGITMELAVMARPA, encoded by the exons ATGGCGCCCTTAATTCATGGTACCTCTCCGCCGGAGATCAGAAACCATAGTGATGACTCTTTATCAAAGCGTGCCGTCTCCGTTGTTGGAACGGGCGCCCATTATCCTCCCCATGAGCTCCGATCTGACGAACTGGAAAAGCTAATTTCAGCATTCCATGATCCGAACGACCCAGC TGTACGAAAGACCCTTTACGTTAATGAAAAGTCAAGAATACAAACTCGTCGTGCCGCTGTGCCGTTCGACGACCCCTTCTGGAGTGACCCCAAGCTACCAGATATCGCTGAATGTGATGTCCTGTTCAGAAAATATGGTGTCCCAGTCGCAGAAGAGGCAGCGAGGAAAGCGCTTGCGGACTGGAATGGTTCTTTCAACGATCTTACTCATGTTGTCGTAGTTACATGTACGAATACAGCCAATCCAGGATTAGACTACATGATTTGTGAGAGACTAGGTCTCCGAAAAAATGTGCAACGCACTCTCCTGCATGGAGTTGGCTGCGCAGGGGGTGCCGCTGCTCTACGGACGGCAAatgaacttcttcttggggcgGCCTTTCAAGGGAAGCCAGGAAGAGCGCTTGTTGTTGCATGCGAAATTTGTATGATCTTTTTCCGCTCAATGCTCGAAGACATTGTCAAAGCCCAAGAAGCAAACGTTGCAATGACCCTTTTCGGTGATGGTGCCGGTGCTATGGTGCTGAGCAATGGGATTTGCCCTAAAACCTCTGAACGAGCTCCTCTCTGGAATATTCTGAATTGTCGCACAACCCTCCTCGAGGATTCTGCTTCCAGCATCCAGTTCAACATCCGCCCGCACG TCCCCGGGCAGACATCTGCGGCGCTCCCTTCCGGCTTTCAGGACCTTATATCGTCTACCCCCTCATTATATTCAGACAAATCTAATTTCGACCCCTCTTCATATGACTGGGCGTTACATCCGGGAGGTTACAGTATCGCTGTTCTTGCGCAGAATGCCCTGGGTATTACGGAACACCATTTGCGAAAGACCTATGAGGTTTATCGGTCGAGGGGAAATACTAGCTCGAGCACTGTCATAAGCGTCATTAACGAGCTTGCGAGGGAACAAGGCACCTCCGAATCTGGACGAGATAAAGTGATTGTTGCGGCCTTTGGACCCGGCATTACCATGGAATTGGCGGTCATGGCTCGGCCGGCCTAA
- a CDS encoding uncharacterized protein (predicted protein), with protein sequence MIFAHVELDSVTTPSDIVSIPEGKLKIKRVTSCAISFCARNYNISVSHGTLTEQDWGRIFFDDGGVVCWIPDRALRKASTQEAPLPKPTHGSEYSICYVVPEPRLIYDNVVSGFSGQTFWEWSVGHLGGDWIFKDAGEKSVHNDDSIPMTSRIMELRFEEVTKNVAASLTKDILDNSTDTVNGRVFATEEHICFNSLWTIFPALVLTSGVAFYITTVWAGQLEGVGVWKATILPVLYHGIEPSISNSHRDLETVSKMGSVSQMTEVQLQSDDSRGGMVLR encoded by the coding sequence ATGATCTTCGCACATGTTGAGCTGGATTCTGTTACAACACCAAGCGACATCGTTTCTATCCCCGAGGGAAAGCTCAAAATCAAACGGGTAACAAGCTGCGCTATATCATTTTGCGCTAGGAACTACAacatttctgtttctcacGGTACCCTCACCGAGCAAGACTGGGGGCGCatcttctttgatgatgGTGGAGTCGTGTGCTGGATACCAGACCGAGCTCTGAGGAAAGCATCAACCCAAGAGGCTCCCCTCCCTAAACCTACTCATGGTTCTGAATACTCAATCTGCTACGTTGTCCCAGAACCTAGGCTCATATACGACAATGTGGTCAGTGGCTTCTCTGGACAGACTTTCTGGGAATGGTCAGTGGGGCACTTAGGAGGGGATTGGATATTCAAAGACGCCGGGGAGAAATCTGTTCATAATGACGATTCCATTCCCATGACCTCGAGAATAATGGAGCTTCGTTTTGAAGAAGTGACAAAGAACGTTGCTGCATCTTTAACCAAAGACATTCTTGATAATAGCACCGACACTGTAAACGGCAGGGTGTTCGCTACTGAGGAGCATATTTGCTTCAATTCACTCTGGACTATTTTCCCAGCGTTGGTTCTTACATCTGGTGTTGCATTCTATATAACAACAGTATGGGCCGGTCAGCTCGAAGGGGTTGGCGTATGGAAGGCAACTATATTGCCCGTGCTATACCATGGAATTGAACCAAGTATATCGAACAGTCATCGTGACCTTGAGACTGTTAGCAAGATGGGTTCGGTATCTCAGATGACCGAGGTTCAACTCCAGTCAGATGATTCGAGGGGAGGCATGGTACTACGTTGA